The sequence GAGCGTGGTGAGCTTATGACGCTCGACGATCTTCTGTGTAAGGTCGAGTACCTTCGATGCCGTTTTGGGGTCGAGTGCCGCCGTATGCTCGTCGAGAAGAAGGAGTTTCGGCTGATTCATCGTCGCCATGAGAAGCGTAAGTGCCTGTCTTTGACCACCCGATAGGAGGCCTACTTTGCTGGTAAGACGATCTTCAAGACCGAGGTCGAGTTCTTTGAGCATTTCGATGAAGCCTGCTTTTTCGTCATTTCTGAGGCTCCATCTAAGACCGAAGGTCTTGCCGCGTCGTGCGGCGATGGCGAGGTTTTCTTGTATCATCATGCCTGCGGCTGTGCCCATCATCGGGTCTTGGAATACGCGGCCGATGTATTTGGCACGTTTGTGCTCGGGTACGTTCGTGATGTCGACGCCGTCGATGGTGATCTTTCCGCCATCCAGCATGAATACGCCCGCGATAGAGTTAAGGAGCGTCGATTTGCCTGCGCCGTTGCCGCCGATGACGGTTACGAAATCGCTTGGTTTTAAGTGAAGGTCGAGTCCGTTGAGTGCTTTTTTCTCATTGACTGTTCCGCGATTGAATGTTTTGGATATGGATTCTACTTTTAACATATTCTCATCCCCTTGCCCGATTGTTCCATTTGTCTTTGAAGAGCGGCATAGAGAGTGCCAGCGCGACTAAGACGGCTGTGAACAGTTTTAAGTCGTTTGGCGGCATACCCATCTGGAGTACGATCGCGATGACGATACGGTAGACGATGGAGCCGAGAATGACGGAGATGAGGCAGTTTTTGAAGCTGCGTGTTCCAAAAAGGACTTCCCCGATGATGACGGAGGCAAGACCGATGACGATGGTACCGACACCCATGCCGACGTCGGCGAAGCCGTTGCTCTGTGCGACGAGTGCGCCAGAGATGGCGACGAGTGCGTTACTGAAAAGAAGGCCTAAGATGATGGTAAAGTCGGTGTTGACGCCGTTGGCACGTATCATCTGCTGGTTGAAGCCTGTTGCACGGATAGCAGCACCGATCTCGGTACCGAAGAAGTAGTAGATGAATACGGCAAAGAGGAGTACGGTGAGCAGTCCAACAGCAAGTACGGCTTCTGTGTTTTTCATGCCGAGGTCAAGGAATCCAGTGAAGATGGTATCGGTGCGCAGAAGCGACAGGTTCGCTTTGCCCATGATGCGCAGGTTGACGGAGTAGAGCGCGATCATGGTGAGGATACCTGCGAGGAGTGCGGGTATCTTGAGTTTCGTATGTAAGATGCCCGTTACGACGCCTGCGACCATGCCTGCGATCGCGGCGATGAAGATGGCGACAACGGGGTTGATGCCTTCTACCAAGAGTGCGGCCGCGACTGCCGCGCCGAGCGGGAAGCTGCCTTCTACGGTGAGGTCTGCGATGTCGAGCACGCGGAAGGTAAGATATACGCCGAGTGCCATGATGGACCACAAGAGGCCCTGTGAGATGGTTGGAATCAATAAGTCTATCATTACTATCCTCCTATACTACATGGATCTCTTCTTTTCAGATGGGGATCCGTTCCATCTTGTATGTATCATATCATTTCTGCCTGTGCTTCAAGGTCGGCAGGGATGCGGATACCAAGTTTTTTTGCATTTTCTGCATTGATGGTGAGCTTGAGGTCTTTGAGCGATTGGATCGGCATATCGGCAGGTTTTGCTTTGCCTGCGAGGATATCAGCCGCCATTTCGCCCGTCTGGAAGCCGAGGTTGTAGTAGTCGATACCGAGCGTTGCCAGTGCACCTTCTTTGACGAGGTTGGCTTCACCGCATATGACGGGGACTTGGGCTTCGTCGGTGATGGCGATGAGTGTCGGTGCGGCAGATGCCACAACATTATCAGTCGGGATATAGACGGCATCAACTTTGCCTACGATACTGCGCGCCGCCTGCTGGATATCATTGACGTTCGATACGGTCGCTTCTACGACGGTGAGACCTTTTTCTTTTGCATACGCTTTCATGACAGCGATCTGTTTCTGCGAGTTGACTTCACTCGAGCTGTAGACGGTGCCGATCGTTCTTGTTTTCGGCATAAGACGAAGCATGAGGTCTATCTGTTCGCGAATGGGGTTCATATCGGTCGTGCCTGTGATATTGCCTTGCGGATGGCGCACATCGGCAACGAGCTTGGCTTCTTCATAATCGGTGACGGCTGTCGCTACGATCGGAATATCCTGCGTAGCACTTGCCATCGTCTGAGCAACAGGTGTTGATATCGCGCAGATAAGGTCTACCTTGTTGCTCATAAATCGCTGTGCGATAGGCACGAGATTCGACTGGTCTGCCTGCGCATTCTGTTGATCGAAGGTGACGTTATCCTTGTACCCTCTCGATGCCAGACCATCGACAAATCCTTTATTGGCAATGTTGACAGCGCGGTGTTCGACGAGCTGTACGATGCCGACTTTGTACGTTTGGGCGTTATCCTGCTTATCCGTTCCACAGCCTGCGATAAGTCCGAGCGACAAGATAAGAGACGCCGCCGCAAGCGCTTTTTTCCATTTCTTTTTCAGCATACTGTATATCTTCCCTTCTATAGTAGATTTCTACTTCCGAGAAATAATAAGCCATCTTAATAAATTCGACAACGCTTTCCTTCTTCCTGCCGTAAGATATCATCGTACAGACAATAAAAAACCGATGCAGCTGACTGCATCGGTTTTTGCAAGTTCATCTTATTTGATACCTGCCTGTGCTTTGAGGTCGGCAGGGATCTCGATACCGAGTTTTTTCGCATTTTCTGCGTTGATGGTGAGCGTCATTTCTTTGAGCGACTGAATTGCCATTGTGGCAGGTTTTGCTTTGCCTGCGAGGATATCGGCAGCCATTTCACCTGTCTGGAAGCCGAGTTTGTAGTAGTCTACACCGAGCGTTGCAAGACCGCCCGCTTTGACCATATTTGCTTCACCGCAGATAACGGGAACTTTTGCCGCGTCGGTGATCGCGATAAGCGTCGGCATAGCAGATGCGATGATGTTGTCCGTCGGAACATAGATGGCATCTACATCACCGACGATGCTCTGCGCTGCCTGCTGGATATCGTTGACGGTCGATACCGTTGCTTCTACGACTTTGATGCCTTTCGACTGCGCATATGCTTTCATGATATCGATCTGTTTTTGCGAGTTGACTTCACTCGAGCAGTATACGGTACCGATCGTTTTCGTATTCGGTACGAGCTTGAGCATAAGATCTATCTGTTCTTTGATCGGGTTCATATCGGTCGTACCCGTTACGTTCGTATTCGGTTTTTTATTCGATTCAACGAGTTTTGCTTCTTCGTAATCGGTAACAGCCGTTGCTACGATCGGAATATCCTTCGTCACATTGGCTACCGACTGTGCCGCAGGTGTTGCGATAGCACAGATAAGGTCTACCTTATTGCTCATAAATCGCTGTGCGATATTCTGCAGGTTCGACTGGTCTGCCTGTGCATTCTGCTGGTCGAACTTGACATTGTCCTTGAATCCTTTCGATGCCAAACCATCGACGAAACCTTTGTTCGCCGCATCGAGCGCACCGTGTTCTACAAGCTGTACGACACCGATATTATATGTCG comes from Selenomonadales bacterium and encodes:
- a CDS encoding ABC transporter ATP-binding protein, with translation MLKVESISKTFNRGTVNEKKALNGLDLHLKPSDFVTVIGGNGAGKSTLLNSIAGVFMLDGGKITIDGVDITNVPEHKRAKYIGRVFQDPMMGTAAGMMIQENLAIAARRGKTFGLRWSLRNDEKAGFIEMLKELDLGLEDRLTSKVGLLSGGQRQALTLLMATMNQPKLLLLDEHTAALDPKTASKVLDLTQKIVERHKLTTLMITHNMRDALRFGNRLIMLHAGRVIIDVEGEEKKNLTIEDLLKMFERASGDALANDRMLLS
- a CDS encoding ABC transporter permease, with amino-acid sequence MDLLIPTISQGLLWSIMALGVYLTFRVLDIADLTVEGSFPLGAAVAAALLVEGINPVVAIFIAAIAGMVAGVVTGILHTKLKIPALLAGILTMIALYSVNLRIMGKANLSLLRTDTIFTGFLDLGMKNTEAVLAVGLLTVLLFAVFIYYFFGTEIGAAIRATGFNQQMIRANGVNTDFTIILGLLFSNALVAISGALVAQSNGFADVGMGVGTIVIGLASVIIGEVLFGTRSFKNCLISVILGSIVYRIVIAIVLQMGMPPNDLKLFTAVLVALALSMPLFKDKWNNRARG
- a CDS encoding ABC transporter substrate-binding protein — translated: MLKKKWKKALAAASLILSLGLIAGCGTDKQDNAQTYKVGIVQLVEHRAVNIANKGFVDGLASRGYKDNVTFDQQNAQADQSNLVPIAQRFMSNKVDLICAISTPVAQTMASATQDIPIVATAVTDYEEAKLVADVRHPQGNITGTTDMNPIREQIDLMLRLMPKTRTIGTVYSSSEVNSQKQIAVMKAYAKEKGLTVVEATVSNVNDIQQAARSIVGKVDAVYIPTDNVVASAAPTLIAITDEAQVPVICGEANLVKEGALATLGIDYYNLGFQTGEMAADILAGKAKPADMPIQSLKDLKLTINAENAKKLGIRIPADLEAQAEMI
- a CDS encoding ABC transporter substrate-binding protein, which gives rise to MMNWKKWKTALAAATLAVSVGLLAGCGGDKAQDSSKATYNIGVVQLVEHGALDAANKGFVDGLASKGFKDNVKFDQQNAQADQSNLQNIAQRFMSNKVDLICAIATPAAQSVANVTKDIPIVATAVTDYEEAKLVESNKKPNTNVTGTTDMNPIKEQIDLMLKLVPNTKTIGTVYCSSEVNSQKQIDIMKAYAQSKGIKVVEATVSTVNDIQQAAQSIVGDVDAIYVPTDNIIASAMPTLIAITDAAKVPVICGEANMVKAGGLATLGVDYYKLGFQTGEMAADILAGKAKPATMAIQSLKEMTLTINAENAKKLGIEIPADLKAQAGIK